From the genome of Flavobacterium sediminis:
TGCTATTAAAGCACCGATGCCGGGCTTAATTCTGGAGATTTCGGTTGAAGTCGGACAGGAAGTAAAAGAAAATGACCAATTACTGATCCTGGAAGCCATGAAAATGGAAAATAGTATTGCTTCGCCAAGAGACGGTGTTATCAAATCGATAACCGTTCAAAAAGGAAATGCAGTAGAAAAAGGACAATTATTAATTGAATTCGAATAAAAATAGAAACAAGGTGCAAGAACAAAGAAATGAGAAAGAGTGGCTCAAACAGCAGTCTTTTTTTTCAATGTAATACTCTTACATCTTTTATCTGAATAGAATATGAAAAAAATATTAGTTGCCAATAGAGGGGAAATTGCCCTTCGTGTTATGAAAACGGCAAAAAAAATGGGAATTAAAACTGTAGCGGTTTATTCTGTTGCCGATAGAAATGCACCTCACGTAAAATTTGCCGACGAAGCCGTTTGTATCGGGGAAGCCCCTTCTAACCAATCGTATTTAAGAGGAGATAAGATCATTGAAGTTTGTAAAGAATTAAATGTAGACGGAATTCACCCGGGATACGGATTTTTAAGTGAAAATGCCGATTTTGCTGAGTTAGCAGAAAAAAATAACATTACATTCATCGGACCTAAATCAAAAGCGATCCATATTATGGGGAGCAAATTAGCAGCTAAAGATGCTGTTAAAGAGTACAATATCCCAATGGTTCCGGGATTGGATGAAGCTATTACAGACGTGGCAAAAGCCAAAGAAGTAGCGAAACAAATTGGTTTTCCTATCTTGATTAAAGCTTCTGCCGGAGGTGGCGGAAAAGGAATGCGTGTAGTAGAAAAAGAAAGCGAATTTGAATCACAGATGAATCGTGCTATTTCAGAAGCCACTTCAGCTTTCGGGGATGGTTCTGTATTTATTGAAAAATTTGTAACCTCACCCCGTCACATCGAAATTCAGATAATGGCAGATAGTCACGGAAATATTTTATACCTTTTCGAAAGAGAATGTTCCATTCAACGTCGTCACCAAAAAGTGGTGGAAGAAGCCCCTTCATCCGTATTGACACCGGAAATTCGCAAGGCAATGGGAGAAGCTGCTGTTAAAGTAGCGCAATCTTG
Proteins encoded in this window:
- the accC gene encoding acetyl-CoA carboxylase biotin carboxylase subunit, which translates into the protein MKKILVANRGEIALRVMKTAKKMGIKTVAVYSVADRNAPHVKFADEAVCIGEAPSNQSYLRGDKIIEVCKELNVDGIHPGYGFLSENADFAELAEKNNITFIGPKSKAIHIMGSKLAAKDAVKEYNIPMVPGLDEAITDVAKAKEVAKQIGFPILIKASAGGGGKGMRVVEKESEFESQMNRAISEATSAFGDGSVFIEKFVTSPRHIEIQIMADSHGNILYLFERECSIQRRHQKVVEEAPSSVLTPEIRKAMGEAAVKVAQSCDYLGAGTVEFLLDENKNFYFLEMNTRLQVEHPVTELITGMDLVEMQIRVARGEALQVKQEDLQIKGHAMELRVYAEDPLNDFLPSVGHLSTYQIPVGDGIRVDNGFEQGMDVPIYYDPMLSKLITYGKTREEAIQRMKEAIDMYHVEGVSTTLPFGTFVMEHEAFRSGNFDTNFVKKYYDSEVLKVQAEKEAEIAALVALKQYLEDQKIVRLPN